One window of the Pyxicephalus adspersus chromosome 5, UCB_Pads_2.0, whole genome shotgun sequence genome contains the following:
- the COX6C gene encoding cytochrome c oxidase subunit 6C — MSQGLLAKPQMRGLLAKRLRFHIVGAFVVSLSVVALYKFGVAEPRKRAYANFYKNYDAVKEFEAMRDAGVFHGVRPKGE, encoded by the exons ATGTCACAAGGACTTCTGGCTAAACCTCAGATGAGAGGCCTCCTGGCCAAAAGATTGAGATTCCACATTGTTGGAGCCTTCGTCGTTTCATTGAGCGTTGTGGCTTTGTACAAG tttGGTGTAGCCGAGCCAAGGAAGAGAGCGTATGCCAACTTCTACAAGAACTACGATGCAGTGAAGGAGTTTGAAGCCATGAGGGACGCTGGAGTGTTCCATGGTGTGCGTCCAAAGGGAGAATGA